A portion of the Pan troglodytes isolate AG18354 chromosome 10, NHGRI_mPanTro3-v2.0_pri, whole genome shotgun sequence genome contains these proteins:
- the LOC104001743 gene encoding uncharacterized protein LOC104001743, whose translation MLKKKPSSPEQWEILGTSSGEFRCISRDYPGAGNNNREPSISTRGRTSSSKMVLPHPKVAEEAVGGPQSCKWLSCGLQGTGGGHLDGHPPQVSQESAPAGHTGVSPSSSGVHLIQVKIAGWPQRVSSAEQCLLPIQHIPGADFLHVFTLRLHCGPARNAKLVEALFNSNSSC comes from the exons atgctaaaaaaaaaacccagctcccCAGAACAATGGGAAATATTGGGCACTTCATCAGGCGAGTTCAGGTGCATTTCTAGAGATTATCCAG GTGCTGGTAACAATAATAGAGAACCATCCATATCCACAAGAGGCAGAACCTCTTCCAGCAAAATGGTGCTGCCTCACCCAAAG GTGGCCGAGGAGGCCGTCGGAGGACCACAAAGCTGCAAGTGGCTTTCTTGTGGCCTGCAGGGAACAGGTGGAGGACACTTGGATGGGCACCCACCCCAGGTCTCACAGGAGTCTGCACCTGCAGGTCACACTGGCGTTAGCCCCTCATCCTCTGGAGTTCATCTCATCCAGGTGAAGATAGCTGGCTGGCCTCAGAGG GTCTCATCCGCTGAGCAGTGCCTCCTCCCGATTCAGCACATCCCTGGTGCCGACTTTCTGCACGTGTTCACTTTGAGGCTGCATTGTGGGCCTGCAAGAAATGCAAAG CTGGTTGAGGCTTTATTCAATTCGAATTCAAGCTGTTAA